The genomic window TTAATTAGGTTCGAATATACTATGTTAGTAACTGTAGTTTCTTTGAGCCTCCTTTTTATGAGTTCAAGCTCAATCAGTTAAGCTACGTCTTGATCATGACATAATTAATTGATCATGAATtgaaaaatgtaatttaaataacTTATTTACCAGACAATCGTGGATTGTTTCGGAACCATTTGTTCTAATTCGATCAGTGGAGTCAAGTATATAAAATCTAAGTGGAATTTGGTGTTGGTCCCAGTCAACCCATGTTACTTTGTATCTTAAGGCAAGCTTTCTCCGTGGTGCTTCAAATCCCTTTATTAATTTGCATTGAAAGTTATCTTTGCAACAAAAGATTCCTCCTTTATATTCGGGGCTCAATGGTTTTCCATGATTTCAGTTGACAcattatagaaattttgtgggAGATTAAATTGGTCACACCTACATTCAGTGCAGCTTTTCCTATTTTTTGTGCCCCGTGTATCAATGACCATGATGTTAAATAGccatttctcttcccacccttCTGGAATATTTGCAGGGTTTCCTAGTTCAACTGCAAATGGATCGGGAATTTTTGTACTTGTTCCCCGTGATTCACTTCCAAAACCCCAATAATGTGGAAGAATAGCTTCGTTGCATGTTCCGTCGTTTCTTTTGAAGATGGCACCCCCAAAAGGTTTGGTAAGATCATTAAAATCATgagttttatttataatatattttatagcaaAATAATGATGAAAGTAAGTTTCATGCAATGGTACAGAATTCCCTTGTTCATCAACTATATCAACGTCAAAGCTCTTGACTCCTATATGACCCGTTGGAAACTCAATATCAAACATTGATTTTGACACAACTTCTCCGGGCCCCACTTCAAACTTTTCTGACAAATATGTTGCTGATTGAATATTAGAAGACTTTATTTGTGAGTAAGTTGTGCTTGATAGCATCACAAGTATTGAtaatgagaaaataaatgatttagaGATCAATCTCATGTTTACCTGCACGTGAATGATTATTGTTACATAATTAGTTATGAATTTTGCTTTTAATGTTATTCTTTttcataaatttatatatagacATTAAAATAAGTGTTTGAAATGTCATAGGAAAATTAATTGGATGAAAATGTGAACCACGTGAGACGTCATAATGAATATTTGCTTCTTCTCGAACTtcgaagaaattttaaaattaaaaattggtaGAAGACAACTTTGTGAAGATGTAGAGATCTTGCATGTTTCCTACTTTTATAATTGAAATCTTAAAGGTTGTCATACCTTTGATGAGGAGAGATTTCAagtttcttacttttttttacaaaccaACTCACACTTTGAATCCTTTTTTTAGGTGTCTgaggtatttttatttattgtcaagcagtttcaacaacaacaaaaatccgttaaaaatttattagaaaTGTGACAATGCAACAAGTCATttagaaaaagggaaaaaaattgacTAGCTATTTATGGGTATAATTTAACAAGTAGTTGTCGATTACATCTAAACAAAGATACTGAAcataactaaaataattttcaacaaGTAATTAGTTAGAAATTTTTGTCCGGctttatcttgtttttgtcGAATGGTTTCAACGGAAAAAAGTTGTGAATCATATGGAGTAAAATCAATGTTACTTTATACTTATTAACCATTGGATAAATATAAAGTcccttttaatatttcaatattttaaatctCACTATATTTTATGGCGTAAccttttataaattattattacaaataaGATTTAAGAGAATTCTATTTTATTCTACAGTTTACATAAgttgaattttaatttatcttttataattacacactaatattttggaataaaatatattatatattggaAATATTTGATTTCCTTAAAAAAGAAACGTgatattagatttttatttctattgtgTGTAATTGTAAAGACTATGTTTTTCCTCCTCGTGATATTAGATTTAAGAGACTAAGTTTTTCATTCTTGGATATTTGTTTTCGTGGAGATCTTAAGCTTCTTAACTTTATGAATgattcatatatttaatttgaaaataaacgAAATACttattgttctggactgggccaagggcCTATCCGCGACTTTGATCTAGTTATGAAACGGAAGAGATAATTAATTCTTCGGGTGGAATCTTGTATGTTAAGCTCGAAAGTTAAATGTTGCGTGTATCTGTGTGTGTCTAACGAATGAAGTTTTCACTCCACAATGTCTAGAatttatatgaacaaaataagttaaaatcGTGCTAAAGAAAAGCATGGCTTAAGACTCCATAGAGCAGGAATTCATTGTATCTATTGAGCAGTGTGTTCTATTTCatttatattagtttttctctTCCCAATCAAACACAATTCTTGAATAATGTTTTACGGACATTTATGGTTGAGAAAATTtaaggattttaaatttttttttatttgcggCATAGTGGGAACTTGTTTACTACTTGTCAGActcataattattattgtatCAATCGAGTTGCAGTGACCATATTATATTCTGATTATTACTCTCTTTATCTCATTATAATTGtcttatttgaaatatttaattttcttaaaatacCATTTTACAAAAACCTTTAATTGAATTTAAAGGAGAAAACTTGATTTAGAACCCTTATTATCGTCGAATGCagtattttttcttcttgacaAGAAacaattaatgttaattttttattttttttttgccttaacTTTCCAGATCATACAGAAAGTGGTCTATGATAATCTAAAATTTTAACGTGAAATAAGTAAATTCTACCCAAGAATTATTCCAATCAAAATTGAAATAGGAGCTCTTTAATCTCTTGAgatcaattaattgattgttaaATAGAATATGAATAATAAAGAAACTCTACATCAAATAATTGCTAATTCATAAAGTTTGATGTCTATGTTTCGTATGGCAGTTGATCAGCCAAATAGATGTAGATATGTCCCATAGCTCCAGtgataaattcatttttatatctTGATTCTACCGTCACAGTTTCACCATCATTAATCTTGATTGAACCTGGTGTTGGATAACATACAGACATTTCAACAAGATAGCCTTCCTCATTCCCTGCTTCCTTTCCTGTTCCATATTTTGGTGTTGATGTACACAATGTCCTTCCATCCTAATTAATtaatccaaaacaaaaaatattatagattatGCAAGCACGATCTGACAAGATTATTTTGACTATATGTGGAATTAAGAAACTTTATTAtcgtaaaagaaataaattaagcaaaaacaatCAAGTTTAATAAAActtgttcaaattaatattaaaccGTACCTGTCCGTAAAGTGTTGCATTAACAACACCCGTATGCATATGAGCAGTGCCATAGATAACATAACCACCTTTTTTCATGGGGATGCTAGATTTTTGAACGTGAAAACGGTCACCACTATTATTTTCTGGAATAGTATACTCTCCCTGtaacaaattaagaaatctTTGTAACTCATTTTCATCCAACGAGCAATGcaataaataactattatatatcataaggttttaaaacttattctctttttatttttagatgaaaATGTTAATTAGGTTCGAATATACTATGTTAGTAACTGTAGTTTCTTTGAGCCTCCTTTTTATGAGTCCAAGCTCAATCACTTAAGCTACGTCTTGATCATGACATAATTAATTGATCATGAATtgaaaaatgtaatttaaataacTTATTTACCAGACAATCATGGATTGTTTCGGAACCATTTGTTCTAATTCGATCAGTGGAGTCAAGTATATAAAATCTAAGTGGAATTTGGTGTTGGTCCCAGTCAACCCATGTTACTTTGTATCTTAAGGCAAGCTTTCTCCTTGGTTCTTCAAATCTCTTTATTAATTTGCATTGAAAGTTATCTTTGCAACAAAAGATTCCTCCTTTATATTCGGGGCTCAATGGTTTTCCATGAATTTCAGTTGACAcattatagaaattttgtgggAGATTAAATTGGTCACACCTACATTCAGTGCAGCTTTTCCTATTTTCTGTGCCCCGTGTATCAATGACCATGATGTTAAATAGccatttctcttcccacccttCTGGAATATTTGCAGGGTTTCCTAGTTCAACTGCAAATGGATCGGGAATTTTTGTACTTGTTCCCCGCGATTCACTTCCAAAACCCCAATAATGTGGAAGAATAGCTTCGTTGCATGTTCCGTCGTTTCTTTTGAAGATGGCACCCCCAAAAGGTTTAGTAAGATCATTAAAATCATgagttttatttataatatattttatagcaaAATAATGATGAAAGTAAGTTTCATGCAATGGTACAGAATTCCCTTGTTCATCAACTATATCAACGTCAAAGCTCTTGACTCCTATATGACCCGTTGGAAACTCAATATCAAACATTGATTTTGACACAACTTCTCCGGGCCCCACTTCAAACTTTTCTGACAAATATGTTGCTGATTGAATATTAGGAGACTTTATTTGTGAGTAAGTTGTGCTTGATAGCATCACAAGTATTGAtaatgagaaaataaatgatttagaGATCAATCTCATGTTTACCTGCACGTGAATGATTACTGGTACATAATTAGTTATGAATTTTGCTTGTAATGTTATTCTTTttcataaatttatatatagacATTAAAATAAGTGTTTGAAATGTCATAGGAAAATTAATTGGATGGAAATGTGTACCACGTGAGACGTCATAATGAATATTTGCTTCTTCTCGAACTtcgaagaaattttaaaattaaaaattggtaAAAGACAACTTTGTGAAGATGTAGAGATCTTGCATGTTTCCTACTTTTATAGTTGAAATCTTAAAGGTTGTCATAACTTTGATGAGGAGAGATTTCAagtttcttacttttttttacaaaccaACTCACACTTTGAATCCTTTTTTTAGGTGTCTgaggtatttttatttattggcaagcaatttcaacaacaaaaaaaatccgtta from Trifolium pratense cultivar HEN17-A07 linkage group LG1, ARS_RC_1.1, whole genome shotgun sequence includes these protein-coding regions:
- the LOC123902219 gene encoding uncharacterized protein LOC123902219, with the protein product MRLISKSFIFSLSILVMLSSTTYSQIKSPNIQSATYLSEKFEVGPGEVVSKSMFDIEFPTGHIGVKSFDVDIVDEQGNSVPLHETYFHHYFAIKYIINKTHDFNDLTKPFGGAIFKRNDGTCNEAILPHYWGFGSESRGTSTKIPDPFAVELGNPANIPEGWEEKWLFNIMVIDTRGTENRKSCTECRCDQFNLPQNFYNVSTEIHGKPLSPEYKGGIFCCKDNFQCKLIKRFEEPRRKLALRYKVTWVDWDQHQIPLRFYILDSTDRIRTNGSETIHDCLGEYTIPENNSGDRFHVQKSSIPMKKGGYVIYGTAHMHTGVVNATLYGQDGRTLCTSTPKYGTGKEAGNEEGYLVEMSVCYPTPGSIKINDGETVTVESRYKNEFITGAMGHIYIYLADQLPYET